In Anser cygnoides isolate HZ-2024a breed goose chromosome 16, Taihu_goose_T2T_genome, whole genome shotgun sequence, one genomic interval encodes:
- the LOC106040781 gene encoding tyrosine-protein kinase Srms isoform X2, whose product MGYVPAAYVANLSQGSSAHRPWYFSKISRSEAEQLLLSPPNQHGSFLVRDSESNKGEYSLSVRNHAKVSHFRICKSPGGSLYIQKGHPFPDMEELLAFYTENWKVIQSPLLQPCSPTTPPERDGWERPRWEFTLRRKLGEGYFGEVWEGLWRNSVPVAIKIIKADMKAEDFTKEIQNLKRLRHEKLIQLHAVCSLDEPVYIITELMRKGNLHSYLNSPEGKSLGTSHLLNIACQVADGMRYLEEKHIVHRDLAARNILVGEELTCKIADFGLARLLKDDIYSTSSSTKIPVKWTAPEAANYRTYSLKSDVWSYGILLYEVFTYGQIPYEGMTNQETVRQITRGYRLPRPSSCPPEIYSIMLECWSGNTEERPTFLALREKLGFIYRRLLNSLS is encoded by the exons CTGGTATTTCAGCAAGATCAGCCGCAGCGAGGCCGAGCAGCTCCTCCTCTCGCCTCCCAACCAGCACGGCTCCTTCCTCGTCCGGGACAGCGAGAGCAACAAGGGCGAGTACTCTCTCTCAG TGCGGAACCACGCCAAAGTCAGCCATTTCCGCATCTGCAAGAGCCCCGGGGGCAGCCTGTACATCCAGAAGGGGCACCCCTTCCCCGACATGGAGGAGCTCCTCGCCTTCTACACCGAGAACTGGAAGGTCATCCAGAGCcccttgctgcagccctgcagccccacg ACCCCCCCCGAGAGGGACGGCTGGGAGCGCCCGCGCTGGGAGTTCACCCTGCGGAGGAAGCTGGGCGAGGGCTACTTCGGAGAGGTGTGGGAAGGGCTGTGGAGGAACTCCGTGCCGGTGGCCATCAAGATCATCAAAG CCGACATGAAGGCAGAGGACTTCACCAAGGAGATCCAGAACCTGAAGCGCTTGAGGCACGAGAAGCTGATCCAGCTGCACGCCGTCTGCTCGCTGGATGAGCCCGTGTACATCATAACCGAGCTCATGCGGAAAGGCAACCTCCACAGCTACCTCAACA GTCCTGAAGGGAAGTCCCTGGGCACCTCCCACCTGCTCAACATCGCCTGCCAAGTGGCGGATGGGATGAGGTACCTGGAGGAGAAGCACATTGTCCACCGGGACTTGGCGGCCAGAAACATCCTGGTGGGAGAGGAACTCACCTGCAAAATTGCCGATTTTGGGCTGGCCCGGCTCCTCAAG GATGACATCTactccaccagcagcagcaccaaaatCCCGGTGAAGTGGACGGCCCCGGAGGCAGCCAACTACCGCACCTACTCCCTCAAGTCCGACGTCTGGTCCTACGGGATCCTGCTCTACGAAGTCTTCACCTACGGGCAGATCCCCTACGAAG GAATGACGAACCAAGAAACCGTACGGCAAATCACCAGGGGCTACCGCCTCCCCcggcccagctcctgcccccccGAAATCTACAGCATCATGCTGGAGTGCTGGAGCGGCAACACGGAGGAGCGGCCCACCTTCCTGGCGCTGCGGGAGAAGCTGGGCTTCATCTATAGGCGCCTGCTCAACTCCCTCTCCTGA